A stretch of DNA from Sphingomonas ginkgonis:
GACTGGCGCGGCCGCTATCATGGCGCGTCTCCGGTCCTGCTGGCGCCTGGCAGCACCGCGGAGGTGCAGGCCGTGGTGCGAGGTGCAGCCGCGCTCGGCGTGCCGCTGGTTCCGCAGGGCGGCAACAGCGGGATGGTGGGGGGCGCTACTCCGCCCGCCGACGGCAGCGCGCTACTGGTGTCGCTGCGACGGCTGAACCGGGTGCGCGCGATCGACCGCTCGGCCCGGCTGATGGTCGCGGAGGCCGGCTGTATCCTCCAGAACGTCCATGAGGCGGCGCTCGAACAGGGGCTGCGCTTTCCGCTGACGCTCGGCGGCAAGGGCAGCGCGACGATCGGGGGGCTGGTCTCGACCAACGCGGGCGGCACGCAGGTGCTGAAGTTCGGGACGATGCGCAGCCTCGTGCTGGGGATCGAGGCGGTGCTGCCCGACGGAACCCTGCACGACGGACTGACCCCGCTCAAGAAGGACAATCGCGGGCCGAGCTTCGACCAGCTGCTGTGCGGCGCGGAAGGGACGCTGGGGATCGTCACCGCGGCGACGCTCCGGCTCTATCCGGCGGTGGCGGAACGGGCGGTCGCATGGATCGGGGTCGCCGATCCCTTCCGGGCGCTGGAGCTGCTGCGCATGATGCAGGTGCGAACCGACCGGGTGGAAGGGTTCGAGATCGTCCCCGCCGACACGCTCGGGCACGTGCTGGAGCATATTCCCGGGACCCGCGCGCCGCTCGCCGCGGCGCACCGCTGGAACGTGCTGGTCGAGGCGACGGTCGACGGTCCGGGCGACAGTCCGGCGGCGCTGCTCGAGGCGCTGCTCGGCGAGGGGCTCGAGCGCGGGCTGGTCGAGGATGCGGTGCTCGCGGGGAGCGAGGCGCAGGCGGAGGCCTTCTGGAAGCTGCGCGATAGCATCTCGGAGGCCGAGCGGGCGACCGGGCCGGCCGCGCAGCACGACATCAGCGTGCCCGTCGACGACATGCCGCGCTTCCTGGTCGAGGGCGCGGCCGAGGTTGAGCGCGCCTTCCCCGGCGTCGAGGCTTCCGGGTTCGGGCACCTGGGTGACGGCAACATCCATTTCCACGTGCGCGCCGCCGCCCGGCAGGGGCCCGACTGGTACGAGCGCGAGGCGCCGGCGGTGAGCCGGCTCGTCCACGATCTGGTGACCGCGGCCGGCGGCTCCATTTCGGCCGAGCACGGGATCGGGCAGATGAAGCGTGACGAGCTGGCGCGCCTTTCGCCCGGGCGCGTCGCCGCGCTGCGGGCGCTCAAGGCCGGGCTCGACCCGCAGGGCCTGTTCAACCCGGGGAAGCTGGTCCGCTAGCTATTTAGCCTGGGCGAGCTACCTGCACGCTGCGTCCGGGCGCTGGTCGCTGGCGGAGAAGCGGCGGTCGGTCCCGGGCTCGGCCTGGTTCCCGGAGACCGGGCGAGCACCGCTCGACCCCGCGCTCGCCGCCTGGCTGCGGGCGGGCGTGAAAAGCTTGCGGCGGGCGCATCCGACGGCGCCGCTGGTGGTTTTCTGCCGGGCGGATTGCTGGATGAGCTGGAATGCCGCGAAGCGGCTGCGCGCGTGGGGGTTCGGCGATGTTCGCTGGTACCCGGCGGGCAGCGACGGGTGGGCGGAGATGGGGCGGCCGCTCGTCGCGGTGCGGCCCTATGGGGAAGGGAAGAATTGATGTTGCCGCTGCTGCTGCTCGCCGGGGTCGAGGCCGAGCCGATCATCGTCACCGGGCGCGGTCTCCCACCGGGCGAGACCGCGGGTGCGGCGAGCGTCAGCATCGACCGCGAGCGGATCCGCCAGTCGGCCAGTGGACGGCTCGAGGACGTGCTGCGCGATGTCGCCGGAGTGCAGAGCTTCCGCCGCTCGGACAGCCGCTCGAGCCATGCGACCAACCAGTCGATCACGCTGCGTGGGCTGGGCGGCAACGCCTCCGCCCGCGCGCTGCTGCTGCTCGATGGCGTCCCCCAGGGCGACCCCTTCGGCGGCTGGATCAGCTTCCCCGCCTACGCGACGGACCGCATCGGGCAGGTTCGGG
This window harbors:
- a CDS encoding FAD-binding oxidoreductase yields the protein MTAAQQQLIERLRGELGPGGVIDDPADIAPWLTDWRGRYHGASPVLLAPGSTAEVQAVVRGAAALGVPLVPQGGNSGMVGGATPPADGSALLVSLRRLNRVRAIDRSARLMVAEAGCILQNVHEAALEQGLRFPLTLGGKGSATIGGLVSTNAGGTQVLKFGTMRSLVLGIEAVLPDGTLHDGLTPLKKDNRGPSFDQLLCGAEGTLGIVTAATLRLYPAVAERAVAWIGVADPFRALELLRMMQVRTDRVEGFEIVPADTLGHVLEHIPGTRAPLAAAHRWNVLVEATVDGPGDSPAALLEALLGEGLERGLVEDAVLAGSEAQAEAFWKLRDSISEAERATGPAAQHDISVPVDDMPRFLVEGAAEVERAFPGVEASGFGHLGDGNIHFHVRAAARQGPDWYEREAPAVSRLVHDLVTAAGGSISAEHGIGQMKRDELARLSPGRVAALRALKAGLDPQGLFNPGKLVR